From the Alloalcanivorax dieselolei B5 genome, one window contains:
- a CDS encoding HEPN domain-containing protein, protein MESRHHNLKTRQRRERHGYPDNLSLRVHRALSWLDRAEQEADPDSRFIFLWIAFNAAYATEIDDRHGLNEQTTFNGFLQKLWDLDRQRRLDELVWSAYSGAIRVLLDNPYVFRCFWEHQKGNLTEDHWKQSFERAKKAANTALAKQNTPTVLAIVFSRIYTLRNQIIHGGATWGGSVNRQQIRDCVAILNDLVPTVIEIMMDNPGALWGEASYPVV, encoded by the coding sequence ATGGAAAGCCGACACCACAACCTGAAAACCCGACAGCGCCGGGAGCGTCACGGCTACCCGGACAACCTGTCCCTGCGTGTCCACCGGGCCTTGAGCTGGCTTGACCGCGCCGAGCAGGAAGCCGACCCGGACAGCCGCTTCATTTTCCTGTGGATCGCCTTCAACGCTGCTTACGCCACCGAAATTGACGACCGGCACGGGCTCAACGAGCAAACCACCTTCAACGGCTTCCTGCAGAAACTCTGGGACCTGGACCGCCAAAGGCGCCTGGACGAACTGGTATGGAGCGCCTACTCCGGCGCCATCCGCGTCCTCCTGGACAACCCCTACGTCTTCCGCTGCTTCTGGGAACACCAAAAGGGCAACCTGACAGAAGACCACTGGAAGCAGAGCTTCGAACGCGCCAAGAAAGCCGCCAACACCGCCCTGGCCAAACAGAACACCCCCACCGTCCTCGCCATAGTCTTCAGCCGTATCTACACCCTGCGCAACCAGATCATCCACGGCGGCGCTACCTGGGGTGGCAGCGTCAACCGCCAACAGATCCGCGACTGTGTCGCCATCCTCAATGACCTGGTGCCGACGGTGATCGAGATCATGATGGATAATCCGGGGGCGTTGTGGGGGGAGGCGAGTTATCCGGTGGTCTGA
- a CDS encoding helix-turn-helix transcriptional regulator, translating into MARTTGQNAGKWPLRWDLLLRYRLIEVIALWEGRLTTNHLQRAFGIGRQQASKDINQYLSEHAPENLVYDRSLKGYKPSPDFEPRFTRGVADEYLQMMHAREDLSCAFEALDVRELNTEVLLPPRRDLRPAVLRPILQACREGLRVEIRYASLRNPVPEERVIQPHTVVHSGLRWHVRAWCEKNSAYRDFVLSRIEDDPEPVTEGWQGADEDEDWQTRLTLEVVPDPRLDARQQAMIARDYAMEDGRLLIPCRAALVNYVVQLLHLDVADNRAPEAQQIALGNREAVAAWLWGDGGGG; encoded by the coding sequence ATGGCGCGCACTACTGGGCAGAACGCCGGGAAGTGGCCTCTGCGTTGGGATTTGTTACTGCGGTATCGGTTGATCGAGGTGATCGCTCTTTGGGAGGGGCGGTTGACCACCAATCATCTGCAGCGGGCGTTCGGGATCGGGCGGCAGCAGGCCAGCAAGGACATCAATCAGTATTTATCCGAGCACGCGCCGGAGAATCTGGTCTATGACCGTTCCTTGAAGGGTTACAAGCCCTCCCCTGACTTCGAGCCCCGGTTTACGCGCGGGGTGGCGGACGAGTATTTGCAGATGATGCACGCCCGGGAGGATTTGAGCTGCGCCTTCGAGGCGTTGGACGTGCGGGAGCTGAATACGGAGGTGTTGTTGCCGCCCCGGCGGGATCTGCGCCCGGCGGTGTTGCGCCCTATTCTGCAGGCCTGTCGGGAGGGGCTGCGGGTGGAGATTCGTTATGCGTCCCTGCGTAATCCGGTGCCGGAGGAGCGGGTGATTCAGCCGCATACAGTGGTGCACAGCGGCCTGCGCTGGCATGTGCGCGCCTGGTGCGAGAAGAACTCTGCGTACCGGGATTTCGTGTTGAGCCGGATCGAGGATGATCCGGAGCCGGTTACCGAGGGGTGGCAGGGCGCCGACGAGGACGAGGACTGGCAGACCCGGCTGACCCTGGAAGTGGTGCCGGACCCGCGTCTGGACGCCCGCCAGCAGGCAATGATCGCCCGGGATTACGCCATGGAGGACGGCCGTTTGCTGATTCCCTGCCGTGCCGCGCTGGTGAATTACGTGGTGCAGCTGCTGCATTTGGACGTGGCGGATAACCGAGCGCCGGAGGCGCAGCAGATTGCGTTGGGGAATCGGGAGGCGGTGGCGGCTTGGTTGTGGGGGGATGGTGGAGGTGGCTGA
- a CDS encoding Wadjet anti-phage system protein JetA family protein, with the protein MFFTEDRHQFFKPLTGKYREQVAECLRLLHERLYSAQADYGESLKREQVLDVFSEALERAPLLEGGDEDGGRFRNNREQAAWILNTLVEHGWLKRDKDEASFQSTYPFSRTGRLFTQTLAEVDGRGIRTRHRNTRNTLNALAAFLDRGEVYDLLDAHEHSERIIADFTDIIAELEERKRELVKEVEAQQLVQQASDQFFEFMEKRFQPDVAIRMSADSVEKHRDRIQNTIERIRRKPKAWKRNAELELRRLAPDLVINPEGSVLWQLLDSIETRMRSAAEIMLPALRRTLQGFTRRADIIIRQLSYLHSQQHSDIVGLCRELSELDDTTAAKRLEAAGQAMAHLRLGLVDPAQNRLREQREKRQVQSRMAHLDAPDPATLRDLAIQQLLEKAFSIHGEGLRDYLRQALGASRRIDNRDLPVNNATDLLALSHVIELGSADHRASGFRLRIEPTDPIIGEPYFARRDGFLLELEHDDDT; encoded by the coding sequence ATGTTTTTCACGGAAGACCGCCATCAATTCTTCAAGCCGCTGACCGGCAAGTACCGCGAGCAGGTGGCCGAGTGTCTGCGGCTGTTGCACGAGCGTCTGTACAGCGCCCAGGCCGATTACGGCGAGTCGCTCAAGCGCGAGCAGGTGCTGGATGTGTTCAGTGAGGCACTGGAGCGGGCGCCCTTGCTGGAGGGCGGCGATGAAGACGGCGGCCGCTTCCGCAACAATCGGGAGCAGGCCGCCTGGATTCTCAATACGCTGGTGGAGCACGGCTGGCTGAAGCGGGACAAGGACGAGGCGTCGTTTCAGTCCACCTATCCGTTCAGCCGCACCGGGCGCCTGTTTACGCAGACTCTGGCGGAGGTGGACGGCCGCGGCATCCGCACCCGCCATCGCAATACCCGCAATACGCTCAATGCGCTGGCCGCGTTTCTGGATCGCGGCGAGGTTTATGATCTGCTCGACGCCCACGAGCATTCCGAGCGCATCATCGCTGATTTCACCGACATCATCGCCGAGCTGGAAGAGCGCAAGCGGGAACTGGTCAAGGAAGTGGAGGCCCAGCAACTGGTGCAGCAGGCCAGCGACCAGTTCTTCGAGTTCATGGAGAAGCGCTTCCAGCCGGACGTGGCGATCCGCATGTCCGCCGACAGCGTGGAGAAACACCGCGACCGCATCCAGAACACCATCGAGCGCATCCGCCGCAAGCCCAAGGCATGGAAGCGTAACGCGGAACTGGAGCTGCGGCGGCTGGCGCCGGATCTGGTGATCAACCCGGAAGGCTCGGTGCTGTGGCAGTTGCTGGACAGCATCGAAACCCGCATGCGCAGCGCCGCCGAGATCATGCTGCCGGCCCTGCGCCGGACCCTGCAGGGCTTTACCCGGCGGGCGGACATTATCATCCGCCAGCTCAGCTATCTGCACAGCCAGCAGCACAGCGACATTGTCGGCCTGTGCCGGGAGCTGTCCGAGCTGGATGACACCACCGCCGCCAAGCGTCTGGAAGCCGCCGGGCAAGCCATGGCCCATTTGCGTCTGGGGCTGGTGGATCCGGCCCAGAACCGGCTGCGCGAGCAGCGGGAGAAACGGCAGGTGCAAAGCCGCATGGCGCACTTGGACGCGCCGGACCCGGCCACCCTGCGCGATCTGGCGATTCAACAGTTGCTGGAGAAGGCGTTCAGCATCCACGGCGAAGGTCTGCGTGACTATTTGCGCCAGGCCCTGGGCGCCAGCCGCCGCATCGACAACCGCGACCTGCCGGTGAACAACGCCACCGATCTGCTGGCGCTCAGCCATGTGATCGAGCTGGGCAGCGCCGACCATCGGGCCAGCGGTTTCCGGCTGCGCATCGAACCCACCGACCCCATCATCGGCGAACCTTATTTCGCCCGCCGTGATGGTTTCTTGCTGGAACTGGAACACGATGACGATACGTGA
- a CDS encoding DUF4194 domain-containing protein — MTIRDALAEALEARGVGPDQFSELMIRLLDRGVLCRDESKKETELYDRYLQVADLVEDYLSVLRIRLLHERRFHSLRLFPPGAEVPGLADSEDGFNQGLRERLSQQEVAAILVLRAEYDKALREGQIDEHGQVMLPLEAFNLASKNLLGRPLPEALTERRALFRRLRQLRLIRTASDDGLEDAETWLTIRPDITSLVTDAVLSQLTGDGPDAEAPSSEELPS, encoded by the coding sequence ATGACGATACGTGACGCTTTGGCCGAGGCTCTGGAGGCCCGCGGCGTCGGCCCGGATCAGTTCTCCGAACTGATGATCCGGCTGCTGGACCGGGGCGTGCTGTGCCGCGACGAAAGCAAAAAGGAAACGGAGCTCTACGATCGCTACCTGCAAGTGGCCGATCTGGTGGAGGATTATTTGAGCGTGCTACGCATTCGCCTGCTGCACGAACGGCGTTTTCATTCACTGCGGCTGTTTCCACCCGGCGCCGAGGTGCCCGGCCTGGCCGACAGCGAGGACGGCTTCAACCAGGGCCTGCGCGAGCGCCTCAGCCAACAGGAAGTGGCCGCCATTCTGGTGTTGCGCGCGGAGTACGACAAAGCGTTGCGCGAAGGCCAGATCGACGAACACGGCCAGGTGATGCTGCCGCTGGAAGCGTTCAATCTGGCCAGCAAGAATCTGCTTGGCCGGCCGCTGCCGGAGGCGCTCACCGAACGGCGCGCCCTGTTCCGCCGGCTGCGTCAGTTACGGCTGATCCGCACCGCCAGCGACGACGGTCTGGAAGACGCCGAGACCTGGCTGACCATCCGTCCGGACATCACCAGCCTGGTCACCGACGCGGTACTCAGCCAGCTCACCGGCGACGGGCCGGACGCCGAAGCCCCTTCATCGGAAGAGCTGCCATCATGA
- a CDS encoding ATP-binding protein, producing MFLKRSITVNWGNLPAEELEYGPINLFSGGNGSGKTTAADALQTLMTAAHDNLFNYNPGQDETTQRGRGGKQVRTLASYILGCDDGAFARPYDSDGYLAGVFHPTKGETAEPFTAVIGVRAHLDRAGVTAQARQNELLLMIVPGEMLSLSHFVHGEGAERQVVEITELPNALRRTFGKKNVETYEKKGAYLARLYGALRGRRDAVSQQEAKNAARTFARFMAYKPVDSIDQFVAGEVLEAQDMGDTLRRIRDMLRTIHGMEQEARQLRASVDYLEQARGLAGQYQETWLERTALAYGAAAQRYRRNQRQYLEKKEEQSQLRQQQQALREEAEQVEQRLEQAHDELVGLEARIQGIPALRDKQQLQAQLESLTQQLQQGARPLLEQDQQRSRNFTALRNLRDLLNRHSIELELPLFASKGWRATSKELLALEQRPIPDLNQMLARDWIDLSPLESGLEQARAEQQLHNYLAEQLHGPAESGTNQDALSLAQRLDRLVTQRAQALEKLDEQQRQIQHRISTLESKRVNYPRDVEEALQAIREQCPQADPRVLCDHVEVQDPEWQMAIEGYLGGARFGILVEPDYEAEAIRVVRRLAGRQRNKARVIQGEQARRDAEKAALPAESIFHVLRFSHRTAEHYLKASYGNVVRVDDAETLRRTRRGITSDGLGSGNYALFRCDLDDSQLVFGETARERNLYAQRNALMDVQESYRHASDDYQAVRQLQQQVLEFKPLDWVATVTHLLQCQRQLSDTEQALANLDLSDHEELERQQQDARQRHKQLSQRQGELKEENGKLGEQQHACERAISALADQSEQLQQDQEDAEAHLHACTRYWPDLDVLPRIEAMDRRLQAAQDDIDFSVEEQTQSKALNLAVLTLERLVGDYNQQAQPADQILIETAEELHSAPFFGHVHHLHQQLDNLHNRLRNNVLLSKLEQLGGLRDTFNTTFVSDLCNQIQQAIKDGERTLKNLNKELEHHYFGADRERFSFDWEWVREYKEYWDFFRDVTEIPNLGDGASLFESTLSDKATEVRDRLLALLLDGDEQQALRELERISDYRRYRRYDILKHPEGKAPIRLSQYGTGSGGQLETPAYIIRAAAITSAFRFNEGDSHLRMVIVDEAFMHMDETRSRQVIRYLTETLGLQLIFIMPTSKAGPFLDLVSNQFVFSKVPSPVPVGELNTRVLVDRQQLNQERIAELWDQHRRVIRQQGALDFMEGIS from the coding sequence ATGTTTTTGAAACGTTCCATCACCGTCAATTGGGGCAACCTGCCCGCCGAGGAGCTGGAATACGGCCCCATCAATCTGTTCTCCGGCGGTAACGGCTCCGGCAAGACCACCGCCGCCGATGCCCTGCAGACGTTGATGACCGCCGCCCACGACAATCTGTTCAACTACAACCCGGGCCAGGACGAAACCACCCAGCGCGGCCGGGGCGGCAAGCAGGTGCGTACTCTGGCCTCCTATATTCTCGGCTGCGACGACGGCGCCTTCGCCCGCCCCTATGACAGCGACGGTTACCTGGCCGGCGTGTTTCATCCCACCAAGGGCGAGACCGCCGAGCCGTTCACGGCGGTGATTGGCGTGCGCGCGCATCTGGACCGCGCCGGCGTCACCGCCCAGGCGCGGCAAAATGAACTGCTGCTGATGATCGTGCCCGGCGAGATGCTGAGCCTGTCGCACTTCGTCCACGGCGAAGGCGCCGAACGCCAGGTGGTGGAAATCACCGAGCTGCCCAATGCGCTGCGCCGCACGTTCGGTAAAAAGAACGTGGAAACCTACGAGAAGAAAGGCGCTTATCTGGCCCGACTGTACGGCGCCCTGCGCGGCCGCCGCGACGCGGTGTCCCAGCAGGAAGCCAAGAACGCCGCCCGCACCTTCGCCCGTTTCATGGCGTACAAACCGGTGGACTCCATTGATCAGTTCGTCGCCGGCGAAGTGCTGGAAGCCCAGGACATGGGCGACACGCTACGCCGCATCCGCGACATGCTGCGCACCATCCATGGCATGGAGCAGGAGGCCCGGCAACTGCGCGCCAGCGTGGACTATCTGGAGCAGGCCCGCGGCCTGGCCGGGCAGTATCAAGAGACCTGGCTGGAGCGCACCGCCCTCGCCTACGGCGCCGCCGCGCAACGTTACCGCCGCAACCAGCGCCAGTATCTGGAGAAAAAAGAGGAACAGTCCCAACTCCGCCAGCAACAACAGGCGTTGCGCGAAGAAGCGGAACAGGTGGAACAGCGCCTGGAGCAGGCCCACGACGAACTGGTGGGGCTGGAAGCACGCATACAGGGCATCCCCGCGCTGCGTGATAAACAGCAACTGCAGGCACAGCTGGAAAGCCTGACCCAACAGTTGCAGCAAGGCGCCCGCCCCCTGCTGGAGCAGGATCAGCAGCGCAGCCGTAACTTCACCGCATTACGCAATCTGCGTGATCTGCTCAACCGTCACAGCATCGAGCTGGAACTGCCGTTGTTCGCCAGCAAGGGCTGGCGTGCCACCAGCAAGGAACTGCTGGCCCTGGAGCAACGTCCGATACCGGACCTGAATCAGATGCTGGCGCGGGACTGGATCGATTTGTCGCCGCTGGAAAGTGGCCTGGAACAGGCTCGCGCCGAGCAGCAGCTGCACAACTATCTGGCGGAGCAGTTGCACGGGCCGGCGGAAAGCGGCACCAATCAGGACGCTTTGTCGCTGGCGCAGCGGCTGGATCGTCTGGTGACGCAAAGAGCGCAGGCGCTGGAAAAACTGGACGAACAGCAAAGGCAGATTCAGCACCGTATCAGCACGCTGGAATCGAAACGGGTGAACTATCCCCGTGATGTGGAAGAAGCGCTGCAGGCGATCCGCGAGCAGTGCCCCCAGGCCGACCCGCGCGTGCTTTGCGATCACGTGGAAGTACAGGATCCGGAATGGCAAATGGCCATCGAGGGTTACCTGGGCGGCGCCCGCTTCGGCATTCTGGTGGAGCCGGATTACGAAGCCGAGGCGATCCGCGTGGTACGCCGGCTGGCCGGCCGCCAGCGCAACAAGGCCCGGGTAATCCAGGGCGAGCAGGCGCGGCGGGACGCGGAGAAAGCCGCGCTGCCGGCGGAGTCCATCTTCCACGTGCTGCGTTTTTCCCATCGCACCGCGGAGCATTATCTGAAGGCGTCCTACGGCAATGTGGTGCGGGTGGACGACGCCGAAACCCTGCGCCGCACCCGGCGTGGTATCACCAGCGACGGTCTCGGCTCCGGCAACTACGCACTGTTCCGCTGCGATCTGGACGACAGCCAGTTGGTGTTCGGCGAGACCGCCCGCGAGCGCAACCTGTATGCGCAGCGCAACGCCCTGATGGACGTACAGGAAAGCTACCGCCACGCCAGCGATGACTATCAGGCGGTGCGGCAACTGCAACAGCAGGTGCTCGAGTTCAAGCCGCTGGACTGGGTGGCCACCGTCACTCACCTGCTGCAATGCCAGCGCCAGCTGTCCGACACCGAGCAGGCCCTGGCCAATCTCGACCTCAGTGACCATGAAGAGCTGGAACGGCAACAGCAGGACGCCCGTCAGCGGCACAAGCAGCTGAGCCAACGGCAGGGCGAATTGAAGGAAGAGAACGGCAAGCTCGGCGAGCAACAACACGCCTGCGAGCGTGCCATCAGCGCCCTCGCCGATCAGAGTGAGCAACTGCAGCAGGATCAGGAAGACGCCGAGGCGCACTTGCACGCCTGCACCCGCTACTGGCCGGATTTGGATGTGCTGCCCCGTATCGAAGCCATGGACCGGCGCTTACAGGCCGCCCAGGACGATATTGATTTCAGCGTTGAAGAGCAGACACAGAGCAAAGCTCTGAACCTCGCCGTCCTCACCCTGGAACGGCTTGTCGGCGACTACAATCAGCAGGCCCAACCGGCGGATCAGATCCTTATCGAAACCGCCGAGGAGCTGCACAGCGCCCCGTTCTTCGGCCATGTGCATCACCTGCATCAACAGCTGGACAACCTGCACAACCGGCTGCGCAACAATGTCCTGCTGAGCAAACTGGAGCAACTGGGCGGTCTGCGCGACACCTTCAACACCACCTTCGTCAGTGATCTGTGCAACCAGATCCAGCAAGCCATCAAGGACGGCGAACGTACTCTCAAGAATCTGAACAAGGAACTGGAGCACCATTACTTCGGCGCCGACCGGGAGCGGTTCTCCTTCGACTGGGAATGGGTGAGGGAATACAAGGAATACTGGGACTTCTTCCGCGACGTCACCGAGATTCCCAACCTGGGCGATGGCGCCAGCCTGTTCGAGAGTACTCTCTCCGACAAGGCCACGGAGGTGCGCGACCGGCTGCTCGCATTGCTGTTGGACGGCGACGAACAGCAGGCGCTGCGCGAACTGGAGCGGATCAGCGACTACCGGCGCTATCGCCGCTACGACATCCTCAAACACCCGGAAGGCAAGGCGCCGATCCGTCTCAGCCAGTATGGCACCGGCTCCGGCGGCCAGTTGGAAACGCCCGCCTACATTATCCGCGCCGCCGCCATCACCAGCGCTTTCCGCTTCAACGAAGGCGACAGCCACCTGCGCATGGTAATCGTCGACGAGGCGTTCATGCACATGGACGAAACCCGCTCACGCCAGGTGATTCGTTACCTCACCGAAACCCTGGGCCTGCAACTGATCTTCATCATGCCCACCAGCAAAGCCGGCCCCTTCCTGGACCTGGTCAGCAACCAGTTCGTGTTCAGCAAGGTGCCCAGTCCGGTGCCGGTGGGCGAACTCAATACCCGCGTGCTGGTGGACCGCCAGCAACTCAACCAGGAACGCATCGCCGAGCTGTGGGATCAACACCGGCGCGTGATCCGCCAGCAAGGCGCGCTGGACTTCATGGAAGGGATTTCGTGA